The genomic window ATGATATCCTATCTGGTTATCCAGGGCAAATTGTGATCGCCAATCCCTTGAAAACTCGTGCCATAGCTGAAGCTCGTGTAAAAACCGATGCCCTTGATGCTCAAATTCTTGCTCAACTGTTAGCGGCAGACTTTATTCCTGAGTCTTGGATTCCGAACAAGGATGAGTACCAATTAAGAGTTCTGCTTCATCACCGAATCCGTCTCGCAAAAATCCGTACTATGCTGAAAAACAAGATTCACGCTGCGTTAATTCGCAATGGAATCCAGTCTCCATGGAGCGATCTATTTGGGAAAAACGGAAGAAAATTTTTAGAGAATATTTCGTTGCCGGAAACAGAGCAAATCATAGTTTGTTCATCATTAAAACTGCTGGATACTGTACAAAAAGAAATGGCGGCCCTCGAAGCAGATTTGTGTGCTAGGGCGAAAGAGAACCCAAATGTAAAATTACTGATGGGTATACCTGGCATTTCGGTTTTGAGCGCATTGACTATTCTTGCAGAGATTGGGCCAATTTCGCGCTTTTCGTCACCTAAAAAACTGGCATGTTACGCGGGACTGGTTCCATCTGTTCATCAATCCGGCAAAACACGCTATGCCGGTAACA from Biomaibacter acetigenes includes these protein-coding regions:
- a CDS encoding IS110 family transposase, which encodes MRFIGLDVHQKYAEGCEIGPNKEKRRFRIANTRQAWEEFAKTLDSNTRVVMEATSNAFWIHDILSGYPGQIVIANPLKTRAIAEARVKTDALDAQILAQLLAADFIPESWIPNKDEYQLRVLLHHRIRLAKIRTMLKNKIHAALIRNGIQSPWSDLFGKNGRKFLENISLPETEQIIVCSSLKLLDTVQKEMAALEADLCARAKENPNVKLLMGIPGISVLSALTILAEIGPISRFSSPKKLACYAGLVPSVHQSGKTRYAGNITKEGRSTLRWILVQCAQRAIQSKGKLRSFYLRLKEKKGHKIAIVATARKLLHIIWAVLTRQEEYMELTKNLLERKLKSLTKQAQAYVVDMNELLRVIDGIEDVSEKETQSWLFGTG